A window of Paenibacillus sp. 19GGS1-52 contains these coding sequences:
- a CDS encoding GGDEF domain-containing protein translates to MRKARLFDLFLFLFSLVVVAASIQVTPPGNTYIKALLLYWAFSSFYYQLRIISRSGNSNIDYAISYTSSFGIFAGPLGTLIFEIIYRFTVFFYKKKTKTADPGEFLDTFYNIGSFTISGSIGYYLYQLLNPSFQSIPFGFWILILLVVSIITFLSSSFLVFTFALSGDITTRKEAVDLIFRSRNLLDIGKVAITNGLLLRLLQMEKWDMLIGLFLLNYVVSLSFHSKSQSVQNKFERDKFEQMAYQDFLTNTYNRAYMDKMMKELNPSGEFVGIVVADIDKFKKINDSFNHAVGDRVIQHFAKTLKAHLHEDDILFRSGGEEFTFFLRNKPFEQCFSLIEQILENVNHHSVTAEYEDQSISVTYSASFGLYYYKTGQSISMEKGYVYADQLLLESKKLGRNRLSYKNELSLSAE, encoded by the coding sequence ATGCGTAAAGCTAGATTATTTGACTTATTCCTGTTTCTTTTCTCTCTGGTTGTAGTCGCTGCTTCAATACAAGTGACTCCCCCTGGGAATACGTATATTAAAGCACTGCTGCTCTATTGGGCGTTCTCCAGTTTCTATTACCAATTGCGTATAATCAGTCGCAGCGGAAATTCGAACATTGACTACGCCATTAGCTACACATCTTCTTTCGGCATTTTTGCTGGCCCTCTAGGAACGCTAATCTTCGAGATCATTTACCGCTTCACTGTGTTTTTTTACAAAAAGAAGACCAAGACGGCAGATCCTGGAGAATTTCTGGACACCTTCTATAATATTGGTTCCTTTACGATCAGCGGTTCAATTGGTTACTATCTGTACCAGCTTCTTAATCCTAGTTTCCAAAGCATTCCCTTCGGTTTCTGGATATTGATTCTGCTAGTGGTCAGTATCATCACCTTTCTGTCCTCCTCCTTTCTTGTGTTTACCTTTGCACTTTCTGGAGATATAACAACTCGCAAAGAGGCTGTCGATCTGATCTTCAGAAGCAGAAATCTGCTCGACATCGGAAAAGTGGCCATTACTAATGGCTTATTATTACGCCTACTGCAAATGGAGAAATGGGATATGCTGATTGGTCTTTTCTTACTGAATTATGTCGTCAGCCTTTCTTTTCATTCCAAATCCCAAAGCGTGCAGAATAAATTTGAACGGGACAAATTCGAGCAAATGGCCTATCAAGACTTTCTAACGAACACCTATAACCGAGCTTACATGGACAAAATGATGAAAGAACTGAACCCAAGCGGAGAATTTGTCGGAATTGTCGTAGCCGATATCGATAAATTCAAAAAAATCAATGACAGCTTTAACCATGCCGTTGGCGACCGGGTCATCCAGCATTTTGCCAAAACCCTGAAAGCGCATTTGCATGAGGATGATATTTTATTCCGCAGCGGTGGAGAAGAATTCACATTTTTCCTGCGAAATAAGCCCTTTGAGCAATGCTTTTCGTTAATTGAACAGATTCTAGAAAACGTTAATCACCACAGTGTCACTGCAGAGTACGAAGATCAGAGCATTTCGGTCACTTATTCAGCTTCATTTGGGCTGTACTACTACAAGACTGGCCAATCGATATCCATGGAAAAAGGTTATGTCTATGCGGATCAGCTGCTGCTGGAGTCCAAAAAGCTCGGAAGAAACCGGCTCTCCTACAAGAACGAGCTTAGTTTATCTGCAGAATAA
- a CDS encoding LysM peptidoglycan-binding domain-containing protein: MFDQSHGLRFDIYERIHLSEELPGIAELEEVELLPEIQVIQREDRAELYGQLLLTGLYRGEDDRTQRLEHAIPVEITVPLTRVSSFEDIGVEIENFDIDLLTMRTVNITGVLSLRGIGGAEAVAPWQQEEYTVAYSPADSERTLEISSEIREPEGDALYENSLWTFGEGTAEVTEVERETAEAVAEAAVNPLISSDSASYESSDDVYSVQQKDKESKLRTHSLDSPSDSKSELADYWHKAEKWNQEQQELTLDKGIVARETADTADIHSANQEEALLISEVEAEDELEETFSAEAVSPNSGNAFANEAFVSPEIVPPVEEKHDLKIALGSKKEQEIKEREHLTFSSLLSSSRSRKAQEIQIAEETAPVAAEVEPGNNTEWKSRFIGGFEGADLFRKVRLCIVQREETLDTIAEKYQLSARELVMYNRLSGQNVEEGQVLYIP; encoded by the coding sequence GTGTTTGACCAGTCCCACGGCTTGCGGTTTGATATTTATGAACGCATTCATCTGTCGGAAGAACTTCCGGGAATAGCTGAGCTGGAGGAGGTTGAATTACTTCCGGAAATTCAAGTGATTCAGCGGGAGGACCGAGCTGAGTTATACGGCCAGCTGCTGCTTACCGGACTCTACCGGGGGGAAGATGACCGAACACAGCGTTTGGAGCATGCGATTCCCGTTGAGATTACAGTCCCGCTGACACGGGTCAGCTCGTTTGAAGACATAGGGGTAGAGATCGAGAACTTCGATATTGACCTGCTTACGATGCGCACTGTGAACATAACAGGTGTGCTCTCGCTGCGTGGGATCGGAGGAGCGGAGGCGGTCGCACCCTGGCAGCAGGAAGAATATACAGTAGCTTATTCTCCTGCGGATAGTGAAAGGACCCTTGAGATCTCGTCAGAGATTCGAGAGCCTGAGGGTGATGCTCTTTACGAGAACTCGCTCTGGACGTTTGGGGAGGGTACTGCCGAAGTCACTGAAGTAGAGCGGGAAACTGCTGAGGCTGTAGCTGAAGCCGCGGTTAATCCGTTAATCTCCTCCGATTCAGCGTCTTACGAGTCTTCAGACGATGTTTATTCCGTGCAGCAGAAGGACAAGGAATCTAAACTCCGGACGCATAGTTTGGATTCCCCAAGCGATTCCAAGTCTGAGCTAGCCGATTATTGGCATAAGGCGGAGAAGTGGAATCAGGAGCAGCAGGAGCTGACCCTTGATAAGGGTATCGTAGCTAGAGAAACAGCGGATACTGCGGATATCCATAGTGCAAATCAGGAAGAAGCGCTGCTTATTTCGGAAGTTGAGGCTGAAGATGAGCTGGAGGAGACCTTCAGCGCTGAAGCCGTAAGCCCGAATTCAGGAAATGCTTTTGCGAATGAAGCCTTCGTTTCGCCGGAGATTGTTCCACCTGTAGAGGAGAAACATGATCTGAAGATTGCTCTAGGCAGTAAAAAAGAACAAGAGATCAAGGAAAGGGAGCATCTCACTTTCTCTTCCTTACTGAGCTCCAGCCGTTCCCGCAAGGCACAGGAGATTCAAATCGCTGAAGAAACCGCTCCAGTTGCAGCTGAAGTGGAACCGGGTAATAACACGGAATGGAAGAGCAGATTTATTGGCGGCTTTGAAGGCGCGGATCTGTTCCGCAAGGTCCGGCTCTGCATCGTGCAGCGTGAGGAGACTCTCGATACCATTGCCGAGAAATATCAGCTCAGTGCACGGGAATTGGTGATGTATAACCGGCTGTCTGGACAGAATGTGGAAGAAGGGCAAGTCCTATACATTCCTTAA
- a CDS encoding valine--tRNA ligase encodes MPTTYDPKAAEQRWYAYWAEGGYFRAGQRPDAQPYSIVIPPPNVTGMLHIGHALDFTLQDILIRTKRMQGFDTLWLPGTDHAGIATQTKVEQKLRQQGISRHDLGREKFLEQVWDWKDQYAETIHEQWAKMGLSLDYSRERFTLDDGLSKAVREVFVKLYKKGLIYRGKRIINWDPAARTALSDIEVEYKEVNGHLYHLQYPLKDGSGSITVATTRPETMLGDTAVAVHPEDDRYKHLIGKTLILPIIGREIPIIADEYVDKDFGSGAVKITPAHDPNDFEVGLRHNLPQINVMDESGTMNEEAGPYQGQDRSDCRKAITADLKELGILISIEDHVHQVGHSERSGAIVEPYLSTQWFVKMQPLAEVAIAAQKDGSGVNFVPDRFEKIYLNWIENIRDWCISRQLWWGHRIPAWYSESTGELVVAHDEEEARRISGLDDLIQDEDVLDTWFSSALWPFSTLGWPDESSEDYQRYYPNDVLVTGYDIIYFWVARMIFTALEFTGEKPFSDVLMHGLVRDSEGRKMSKSLGNGVDPLEVIEKYGADAMRYMISTSSTAGQDLRFRWERVEQARNFANKIWNASRFALMNLEGVSFADIDISGELSTADRWILHRLNETSRDITRLIDSYEFGETGRLLYNFIWDDLCDWYIEFAKLSLYGTDAAAKAKTQSVLAYVLDRTLRLIHPFMPFISEEIWQHLPHEGETITLAAWPEYDVSLESASAVTEMNLLMDIIRSVRNIRAEVNVPMSKKVELIIKAGNAETLSIITRNDNYIGRFCNTSSFEAGLNPATPEKVISAVVTGAELLLPLSGLIDIEQEIARLDKEVLSLNNEVERVEKKLSNQGFVAKAPAKVIEEERAKQADYSAKREKVLARIAELRG; translated from the coding sequence ATGCCGACTACATACGATCCTAAAGCGGCAGAACAAAGATGGTACGCCTACTGGGCGGAAGGTGGGTATTTCCGCGCAGGACAACGTCCTGATGCACAACCCTACAGCATAGTAATTCCCCCTCCGAATGTAACGGGGATGCTGCATATCGGGCATGCACTTGATTTCACGCTGCAGGATATCCTGATTCGCACCAAGCGGATGCAGGGTTTTGATACGCTGTGGCTTCCGGGAACGGACCATGCCGGTATCGCTACACAGACGAAGGTGGAGCAGAAGCTACGCCAGCAGGGGATTTCCCGGCATGATCTGGGACGTGAGAAGTTTCTGGAGCAGGTATGGGATTGGAAAGACCAGTATGCCGAAACGATCCATGAGCAATGGGCCAAAATGGGCCTTTCCCTTGATTATTCACGCGAGCGCTTCACGCTGGATGATGGGCTGTCGAAGGCCGTGCGCGAGGTTTTTGTTAAGCTTTATAAGAAAGGCTTGATTTATCGCGGCAAACGTATTATTAACTGGGACCCGGCAGCACGCACAGCGTTGTCTGATATCGAGGTTGAATATAAGGAAGTTAATGGTCACTTGTACCACCTGCAATATCCGCTGAAGGACGGTAGCGGCTCCATTACTGTAGCGACTACACGTCCAGAGACGATGCTTGGCGATACGGCAGTCGCTGTGCATCCAGAGGATGATCGTTACAAACATCTGATCGGCAAAACACTAATCCTGCCCATAATCGGCCGCGAAATCCCGATTATTGCTGATGAGTATGTGGACAAGGATTTTGGCAGCGGTGCGGTTAAAATTACGCCAGCTCATGATCCAAATGACTTTGAGGTTGGCCTGCGTCACAACTTGCCACAGATTAACGTGATGGATGAGAGCGGCACAATGAACGAAGAGGCCGGACCTTACCAAGGACAGGATCGCAGTGACTGCCGCAAGGCTATAACGGCTGACCTGAAGGAGCTAGGTATACTGATCTCCATTGAAGACCATGTACATCAAGTAGGGCACAGTGAGCGCTCGGGAGCTATCGTTGAGCCTTATCTATCGACACAATGGTTCGTAAAGATGCAACCTCTGGCTGAAGTGGCGATCGCCGCACAGAAGGACGGCAGTGGCGTTAACTTTGTGCCGGACCGCTTCGAGAAAATCTATCTGAACTGGATTGAAAATATCCGCGATTGGTGTATTTCCCGCCAACTGTGGTGGGGACATCGTATTCCAGCCTGGTATTCCGAGTCTACGGGCGAGCTGGTTGTAGCTCATGACGAAGAGGAAGCGCGCAGAATTAGCGGATTGGACGATCTGATACAGGACGAGGACGTTCTGGATACCTGGTTCAGTTCCGCGCTCTGGCCGTTCTCAACTCTGGGTTGGCCGGATGAGAGCAGCGAGGATTATCAACGTTATTATCCGAATGATGTACTCGTAACAGGCTATGATATTATTTACTTCTGGGTAGCACGTATGATCTTTACAGCATTGGAGTTTACAGGTGAGAAACCATTCTCTGATGTGCTGATGCATGGTCTGGTGCGTGATTCTGAAGGACGCAAAATGTCTAAATCGCTCGGCAATGGTGTAGATCCGCTGGAGGTTATCGAGAAGTACGGTGCTGATGCGATGCGTTATATGATCTCTACCAGCAGCACAGCTGGTCAGGATCTGCGTTTCCGCTGGGAACGGGTAGAGCAGGCGCGTAATTTTGCCAATAAGATCTGGAATGCTTCCCGCTTCGCACTTATGAATCTGGAGGGTGTGAGCTTTGCGGATATCGACATTTCAGGGGAGCTCAGCACGGCCGACCGCTGGATTCTGCATCGCCTGAACGAAACTTCTCGTGATATTACGCGTCTAATTGACTCATACGAGTTCGGTGAGACAGGTCGTCTGCTCTATAACTTCATCTGGGATGATCTGTGTGACTGGTATATTGAATTCGCGAAGCTTTCGCTTTACGGAACAGACGCCGCGGCCAAAGCCAAGACACAATCTGTATTAGCGTATGTGCTCGACCGCACACTGCGGTTGATTCACCCATTCATGCCATTTATCTCGGAGGAAATTTGGCAGCATTTGCCACATGAAGGCGAGACAATTACACTGGCGGCGTGGCCTGAATATGATGTTTCACTGGAGAGTGCGTCAGCGGTAACCGAAATGAACCTGTTGATGGACATTATCCGCTCTGTTCGTAATATCCGGGCAGAAGTTAACGTACCGATGAGCAAGAAAGTTGAATTGATCATCAAAGCCGGAAATGCCGAAACCTTGAGCATTATTACCCGCAATGACAATTATATCGGACGTTTCTGCAATACTTCATCTTTTGAGGCGGGCCTGAATCCGGCGACTCCGGAGAAGGTGATATCCGCTGTTGTAACAGGAGCAGAGCTTCTTCTGCCGCTGTCGGGACTGATTGATATTGAGCAGGAAATTGCCCGCTTGGACAAAGAAGTGCTGTCGCTAAACAATGAAGTAGAGCGCGTGGAGAAGAAGCTCAGCAATCAGGGTTTCGTCGCTAAAGCACCTGCTAAAGTCATCGAAGAGGAACGGGCCAAGCAGGCAGATTACTCTGCCAAACGGGAAAAAGTGCTGGCCCGCATCGCAGAGCTGAGAGGATAA
- a CDS encoding folylpolyglutamate synthase/dihydrofolate synthase family protein yields MEELHGGEGAPLRTYTEAVDWINSLIPFGIRPGLERIELLMERLGSPERRLKFIHVAGTNGKGSTCAFLTSVLLQSGYSVGTFTSPYITKFTNRFQYNATDIPEATLMELANILRPEVERIAESELGSPTMFEVATALALLYFGRVTYPDVVVWETGLGGRLDVTNIVNPVVSIITNVGYDHTDVLGDTLEQIAMEKAGIIKPGVPVISCVTQPEVIAVLKAKAAACRSTLYLAGEDFSYEVAGIQDGMQNFNFKGPFRSLEIGIAMKGEHQISNASGAMMALEALRQYMAFMLEDEDVQEGFRHTFWAGRLEEIGDSPRIILDGAHNPEGAQSLAKSLPQYYKYDHLNLLMGMLANKHHESYFKHILPIVDTLILTEPDFRKKMDAEDLQTIAESLREKYAKENLVIIVERDWGKALQLLKSITAENDLAVISGTLYLISDVRSTLLQQPDSEKGW; encoded by the coding sequence ATGGAAGAATTGCATGGGGGCGAGGGTGCCCCTCTAAGAACTTATACAGAAGCAGTGGACTGGATTAACAGCCTTATTCCGTTTGGGATCCGCCCCGGTTTGGAGCGGATAGAGTTGTTAATGGAGCGGCTAGGCTCTCCAGAGCGAAGATTGAAGTTCATTCATGTGGCGGGGACGAATGGTAAAGGCTCAACCTGTGCTTTTTTGACAAGTGTGTTGCTGCAAAGCGGATATTCGGTAGGTACTTTCACTTCTCCTTATATCACTAAATTCACCAACCGCTTTCAGTATAACGCTACGGATATTCCAGAGGCGACGCTTATGGAACTGGCTAATATTTTGCGTCCGGAAGTAGAGAGAATTGCTGAAAGTGAGCTTGGTTCGCCTACGATGTTCGAGGTTGCTACCGCACTGGCTCTTCTCTATTTCGGTAGAGTCACTTATCCCGATGTAGTCGTATGGGAGACGGGTCTTGGGGGAAGGCTGGATGTAACGAACATCGTGAATCCAGTCGTGTCGATTATTACAAATGTCGGGTATGACCATACCGATGTTCTGGGAGATACTCTGGAACAGATTGCGATGGAAAAGGCCGGTATTATTAAACCGGGCGTACCTGTGATCAGCTGTGTAACACAACCGGAAGTCATAGCGGTATTGAAGGCCAAAGCGGCAGCCTGCCGCTCGACGCTTTATCTTGCTGGAGAAGATTTCAGTTATGAAGTCGCAGGAATTCAAGATGGCATGCAGAACTTTAACTTTAAAGGGCCCTTTCGTTCGCTGGAAATAGGGATTGCTATGAAGGGCGAGCATCAGATCAGCAACGCATCCGGAGCCATGATGGCACTTGAAGCGCTGCGCCAGTATATGGCGTTTATGCTGGAGGACGAGGATGTTCAAGAGGGCTTCCGCCATACCTTTTGGGCGGGAAGGCTGGAGGAAATAGGTGATTCTCCGCGAATCATACTGGATGGAGCACATAACCCAGAAGGTGCACAGAGTCTGGCCAAGAGCTTGCCGCAGTACTATAAATACGATCATTTAAATTTGCTTATGGGTATGCTGGCAAATAAGCATCATGAATCGTATTTCAAGCATATACTGCCTATAGTGGATACGCTCATCCTGACCGAACCGGATTTCCGGAAGAAAATGGACGCGGAAGATCTGCAGACCATTGCAGAGAGCCTGCGGGAGAAATATGCCAAAGAGAATTTGGTAATCATAGTAGAACGTGATTGGGGCAAAGCGCTGCAACTGCTGAAGTCAATAACAGCAGAGAATGACCTTGCGGTTATCTCTGGTACCCTGTATTTAATTTCTGACGTACGCAGTACACTTTTGCAGCAACCCGATTCTGAAAAAGGCTGGTGA
- the murC gene encoding UDP-N-acetylmuramate--L-alanine ligase has product MDTTERVHFIGIGGYGMSAIARVLLEMGYTVTGSDVAAQELTDKLIAKGAKVYIGHTAEQVKGADLVVYSTALSNDNVEWVEAERLKIPILHRSQMLARLLNQRKGVAVAGAHGKTTTSSMIALVMQDCGVDPTYIIGGEIMNVGTNAKAGQGEFVVAEADESDGSFLHYHPWLAVVTNIEADHLENYGGDFNRLKAAYVQFMNQLREDGTAIVCSDDENIIALLPEVTGTVITYGIKSQTADYIATDIVLGDRQVSYTLHGYGEVLGRIELSVPGQYNLYNSMAAIIACLKSNIPFAEIAAAIVKFHGAKRRFQVLGDIDEILIIDDYAHHPTEIRATISAAKATGKRIIAVFQPQRYTRTFFLLDAFSRAFSEADEVIITDIYSPAGEKQIEGVTSAKLVDLIVKNSNAGARYLPTKEAVLADLQDRIAPGDLVITMGAGDIWKVGYALVDVLKKR; this is encoded by the coding sequence TTGGATACTACTGAACGTGTGCATTTTATAGGGATCGGCGGCTACGGAATGAGCGCTATTGCCCGGGTATTGCTGGAGATGGGATATACGGTTACGGGCTCCGATGTAGCAGCTCAGGAATTGACCGATAAATTGATTGCCAAAGGTGCCAAGGTCTATATTGGGCATACGGCGGAGCAGGTTAAAGGTGCGGACTTGGTTGTATATTCTACAGCCTTGTCTAATGATAATGTGGAATGGGTTGAGGCGGAGCGGTTGAAGATTCCGATTCTGCATCGCTCGCAGATGCTGGCCCGGCTATTGAATCAACGTAAAGGTGTCGCGGTTGCTGGTGCTCATGGGAAGACAACAACTTCTTCTATGATTGCGCTTGTGATGCAAGATTGCGGAGTAGATCCCACCTACATTATCGGCGGGGAAATTATGAATGTTGGCACCAATGCAAAGGCGGGACAAGGGGAGTTTGTGGTGGCTGAAGCGGATGAGAGTGATGGCTCCTTCCTGCATTATCACCCATGGCTGGCCGTTGTTACGAATATTGAAGCAGATCATCTCGAGAATTACGGTGGAGATTTTAACCGTCTGAAGGCTGCTTATGTGCAGTTTATGAATCAACTTCGCGAAGACGGCACTGCTATTGTGTGCTCGGACGATGAGAATATTATCGCTCTATTGCCTGAAGTAACTGGTACGGTGATTACCTATGGTATTAAGTCGCAGACCGCTGATTATATTGCTACCGATATCGTCTTGGGAGATAGACAAGTATCCTATACATTGCACGGTTATGGAGAGGTGCTGGGACGCATTGAGCTGTCCGTTCCCGGACAATATAATCTGTATAATTCGATGGCTGCCATCATCGCTTGCCTGAAGTCAAATATACCCTTCGCAGAAATTGCAGCCGCGATTGTAAAGTTTCATGGTGCCAAGCGCCGGTTTCAGGTGCTTGGAGATATAGATGAGATTCTAATCATTGATGATTATGCTCATCATCCAACCGAGATTCGAGCAACGATCAGCGCTGCCAAAGCGACAGGCAAACGTATTATTGCGGTCTTCCAGCCGCAAAGGTATACACGTACCTTCTTCCTGCTGGATGCGTTCAGCCGTGCCTTTAGTGAAGCTGACGAGGTAATTATCACCGATATTTATTCACCAGCTGGGGAGAAGCAAATCGAGGGTGTGACCTCCGCGAAGCTGGTTGACCTAATTGTCAAAAACAGCAACGCGGGCGCACGTTATCTGCCTACCAAGGAAGCCGTGCTGGCGGATTTGCAGGATCGGATCGCTCCTGGTGACCTAGTGATAACGATGGGTGCAGGTGATATCTGGAAGGTTGGATATGCACTGGTGGATGTATTGAAAAAACGTTAA
- a CDS encoding diguanylate cyclase: MFIQSKWLQVLYWCSILIWDYVPHFISIPLSNALILGGGCLEIIALLMMMGMMGRKVKLYYLAITVCSTISFCIIALFFNHSSLRIASASLWVIMFVIYPAHHLTTNKDGSPLQRMLGLLYYCFAAIMLARTAVALIWETEMNVFTANLAQHLYYLGMYLILMLGTAGFILLSNENSYETLKRIATYDEMTGILSRRAFMMEAHLKLARAAKKMNYITLLLMDLDHFKKVNDTYGHDAGDRVLKAFALTIQSQLGNGDLFGRVGGEEFAVLFCGLDEERSAHKAEILRKAVMNSFQQGIPLRYTVSIGTITVLPTSNTPLDALYKLTDKALYQAKQEGRNRVVRAKWLG; the protein is encoded by the coding sequence ATGTTTATCCAATCCAAGTGGCTGCAGGTGCTCTATTGGTGCTCCATATTGATATGGGATTATGTTCCCCATTTTATCTCCATTCCGCTTAGCAATGCGTTGATTCTTGGAGGCGGCTGTCTGGAAATTATTGCACTATTAATGATGATGGGAATGATGGGACGAAAGGTAAAGCTATATTATTTGGCAATTACAGTATGTAGCACGATAAGTTTTTGCATTATTGCTTTATTTTTTAACCACTCAAGCTTACGTATTGCCTCTGCCTCGCTGTGGGTTATTATGTTTGTTATCTATCCGGCACATCACCTGACTACCAATAAAGACGGGTCACCTCTGCAGCGAATGCTAGGCCTATTGTATTACTGTTTTGCCGCGATTATGTTAGCCCGCACGGCTGTTGCGCTGATCTGGGAGACAGAGATGAATGTGTTTACAGCGAATCTAGCACAGCATCTGTACTATTTAGGCATGTATTTAATATTGATGCTGGGAACTGCCGGGTTTATTCTGCTCTCCAACGAGAACTCTTATGAAACGCTGAAGAGAATTGCTACTTACGATGAAATGACAGGCATCCTTAGTCGCAGGGCCTTTATGATGGAAGCCCACTTAAAGCTGGCGCGTGCAGCTAAAAAAATGAATTATATAACCCTGCTGCTGATGGACCTGGATCATTTCAAAAAAGTGAATGATACCTATGGCCACGATGCGGGTGACAGAGTATTGAAGGCATTCGCGCTTACCATTCAGAGCCAGCTCGGGAATGGTGATTTGTTCGGTAGAGTCGGAGGCGAGGAATTTGCAGTTCTGTTTTGTGGATTAGATGAAGAGCGCAGTGCCCATAAGGCTGAAATTTTGCGGAAGGCTGTTATGAACTCTTTTCAGCAGGGAATTCCTTTACGGTATACCGTCAGTATTGGTACAATTACCGTTTTGCCAACTTCCAACACTCCTCTGGACGCATTATACAAGCTCACTGATAAGGCCCTTTATCAAGCTAAGCAGGAGGGGCGAAATCGTGTAGTTAGAGCTAAATGGCTAGGGTAG
- a CDS encoding GGDEF domain-containing protein: MKFISIYLDLMTLQVCLLAGNLVTVVLVLAYRSRYAKESTSSLFVAAKCLQISVLILLLLKDFIDSRITATLSSLLGLAGGTTEALAILMLLGVYTTKVKRYYYLLAGFSAAVILFLIIPVSDQVQLRIAMASLLGSLFIIYPVYCLLTKGKDSPLQKVMGLLYCIVMMVLIIGAVVGFISVPLNTHFSQLLNWFFYIGLYLLMFLGTAGFTLLSREQSYVELERVATYDELTGILNRRAFVLRARPLIAAAAKEGIAFSFLLLDVDHFKNVNDTYGHDTGDRVLKDFASKIEQQLANGDLFGRFGGEEFAVILHRADEQASDEIAERLRTAILGAVINGVPLHYTVSIGVITVVSTERFTLNNLYKLSDTALYQAKQKGRNCVVRSYG; this comes from the coding sequence GTGAAATTCATAAGCATCTATTTGGATCTCATGACGCTACAGGTTTGTCTTTTGGCTGGTAATCTGGTTACAGTAGTGCTTGTTCTTGCTTATCGCTCACGTTATGCAAAAGAGAGTACTTCTTCACTGTTTGTAGCCGCAAAGTGCTTGCAGATCTCAGTCTTGATCTTATTGCTGCTGAAGGATTTCATAGACTCTCGAATTACAGCTACACTTAGCAGCCTTCTCGGTCTGGCTGGGGGGACGACGGAGGCCTTGGCGATTCTGATGCTGCTGGGAGTCTATACAACCAAGGTTAAGAGATATTATTATTTGCTGGCTGGATTTTCTGCTGCTGTTATTTTGTTTCTTATTATTCCAGTATCTGATCAGGTACAGTTGCGCATTGCTATGGCCTCTCTTCTTGGCAGCTTATTTATTATCTACCCTGTTTATTGTCTGCTGACGAAAGGAAAGGATTCGCCACTTCAAAAAGTAATGGGTCTGCTGTACTGCATCGTTATGATGGTCCTTATTATCGGAGCCGTTGTAGGATTTATCTCGGTGCCACTAAATACTCATTTTTCCCAATTATTGAATTGGTTCTTTTATATCGGCCTTTATTTGCTTATGTTTCTGGGAACGGCTGGCTTCACGCTGCTCTCCAGGGAACAATCCTACGTAGAGCTGGAGCGGGTGGCGACCTATGATGAACTGACCGGAATTCTGAACCGCAGAGCCTTTGTTTTGCGTGCCCGCCCTTTAATCGCCGCTGCCGCGAAAGAAGGAATTGCTTTTTCTTTTTTACTGCTGGACGTGGATCATTTCAAAAATGTAAATGATACCTACGGCCATGATACAGGGGATAGGGTACTTAAGGATTTTGCTTCCAAAATAGAGCAGCAGCTTGCGAATGGAGACCTGTTTGGGAGATTCGGTGGGGAGGAATTTGCGGTCATTCTGCATCGAGCAGACGAGCAGGCTAGTGATGAGATAGCTGAGCGGCTGCGAACTGCAATCCTGGGAGCGGTGATTAATGGTGTGCCGCTGCATTATACCGTAAGTATCGGAGTCATTACTGTAGTGTCGACGGAGCGGTTCACGTTGAACAATCTGTATAAACTGAGTGACACCGCTCTGTATCAGGCGAAGCAAAAAGGCAGGAACTGTGTTGTTAGAAGCTATGGATAG